The Tolypothrix sp. NIES-4075 DNA window CTTTATTATTAATTAACGCTTTACTTGCAGAGCGGCAGAGTCGAGAGCAATTGCAGATTGCCCATCAGGAACTAGAAATTACCCATGAGCAACTGCGTCAGTATGCGCTGCGAATTGAAGACCAGGCAACTTTGCAGGAACGCAACCGAATTGCCCGCGAAATTCACGATGGACTTGGACACACTTTAGCTGCTCAAACAATTCAGATTAATAACGCTTTATTGTTCTGGCAGTCAAATGACGATAAGGCATTAACTTTTATTAAACAGGCAAAGCAATTGGGGGCTGAGGCACTGCTAGAAATTCGACGTTCGGTTTCTGTTTTACGTTCAAACCCCTTGCAGGGTCAATCTCTCGAATCAGCCATTGAAAAGCTGCTGACAAACTTTGAGCAAACTACAGGAATTAAACCCTCCCACAAAATCAATTTACCATTATCCTTACCCACAGAAGTCAATACAACCCTTTACCGCATTGTGCAAGAATCACTGACGAACATCTATAAACACGCTCAAGCAACGGGTGTCACCGTTGAAGTAGTTTCTCAGGGTGGGATGATTCATCTGGCGATCGAGGATAATGGAAAAGGGTTTAACCCCACTCAAAATACAACCGGGTTTGGGCTACAAGGGATGCGAGAACGGGCATCGGCAGTGGGTGGTCAGTTTAATCTCCACAGTCAACTGGGAACAGGTTGCCGCATCTGTGTTTCTTTTCCACCATCGAAAGTGTTGCTATGATTAGGATTTTGTTAGTTGACGATCAGCATATTATTCGTCAGGGACTTAAGAGTATGCTTGAGTCTAATTCAGATATGCTAGCGATCGGTGAGGCGGAGAATGGGCAACGAGCGCTCGAACTTATACCCACGCTGCAACCTGATATTGTGCTAATGGATATCCGGATGCCGGTGATGGATGGAGTTGCCGCTACTGGTGCGATCGCTCAACAATATCCGGACACTAAGGTTCTTGTTCTCACCACCTTCGATGATGATGAGTACGTTTCCCAAGCGATGCGGGTAGGCGCTAAGGGCTATTTGCTTAAGGACACCGAGCCAGATGAACTGGCGCTGGCAATTCGCTCCGTCTACAAAGGACATACCCAACTGGGACCGGGATTGTTTGAAAAAGCACTCATGCCTGTTGCCGCTCCTGCTCCCTCCCTTGAACCACCCCCAGAATTGGCGCAACTTACACCCAGAGAGTTGGATGTATTGCATTTAATTGCCTCTGGAGCCAATAACCGTGAAATTGCTCAATCGCTTTTTCTCTCAGAAAATACCGTTAAGAACTATGTAACTAATATTCTCAGTCGCTTAAACTTGCGCGATCGCACTCAGGCAGCCCTGCTTGCTCATTCTCTGTTCGGTGGTGTTAACAAATCTATATCCAGTTAAGCCGGGACAGCTTGTAAAGGCGGAACGTCCATTTGTTGCCTTTAATGGTTTGGAAGTATCGTTTCCGTATCCCTAACAGTGTTTTTGTTTGGGTGTCTACCTCGCCAATGCATTTTCTACTGAGAGTATCCTGGGCCAAAGCCATATTTGACACTGTTTTGCACAAGCGATCGCATCCTTCGCTCCTTGCATATCTCCTTGC harbors:
- a CDS encoding sensor histidine kinase — its product is MVRLTYPSFRLLLYLEWLLLATAVFMEVLLPFEFSWSLLLRLGAIAAFGLMGFRLPRVTLGTRLFYTTVAFGLIWLAATQDGLSTRSVFLLCLVLVMRSCLIFKRSGQLLVLGLSLFSYGTLLLSKPIMPQKLKAAVWDWRLSNVLLFSLTLVFALLLINALLAERQSREQLQIAHQELEITHEQLRQYALRIEDQATLQERNRIAREIHDGLGHTLAAQTIQINNALLFWQSNDDKALTFIKQAKQLGAEALLEIRRSVSVLRSNPLQGQSLESAIEKLLTNFEQTTGIKPSHKINLPLSLPTEVNTTLYRIVQESLTNIYKHAQATGVTVEVVSQGGMIHLAIEDNGKGFNPTQNTTGFGLQGMRERASAVGGQFNLHSQLGTGCRICVSFPPSKVLL
- a CDS encoding response regulator transcription factor; protein product: MIRILLVDDQHIIRQGLKSMLESNSDMLAIGEAENGQRALELIPTLQPDIVLMDIRMPVMDGVAATGAIAQQYPDTKVLVLTTFDDDEYVSQAMRVGAKGYLLKDTEPDELALAIRSVYKGHTQLGPGLFEKALMPVAAPAPSLEPPPELAQLTPRELDVLHLIASGANNREIAQSLFLSENTVKNYVTNILSRLNLRDRTQAALLAHSLFGGVNKSISS